tgagaatgctaaatttgctgaattttgtgatgagcatggtataaatcataatttttctgctcctagaactacacaacaaaatggagtagttaaaagaaagaatatgacattggaagaaatggctaggattatgcttctttctagtaaaatgcCCCATAGCTTATGGGCAGAAGATGTGAACACTGCTTGCTAGTGCTTTGTGCATAATGAGTTACTTAAatggagaaaaccaaatatatctcatcttaaggcatttggatgcaagtgctttgtgcacaataatggaaaatactccctaggtaagtttgatcccagaagtatTCTTGGGAtgttcttcacatagtaaagctaaTAAGATTTATAAAAAAAAGAACTATGTGTCTAGAAGAAAGTATACATGTGGTTTTTTATGAAACTAAAATTCTTTCTGAGAGGCGGGAACacgatgatgaagcaattgggctggtaagaaactcaaatgaaaccacaACCTATGCTGAAGCTGCACCAGAAataggaacaggtgatggaacaggtccttccacccagggcaacCTGGCAGGGGGAACTAAACAAAGAGGAACTAATCCTCAAACCTTGAGGGAATctgtccatgaacctgttcctcaGCAATAAAACATTGAAGGAACATTTAGGAGAAACTagctggttgtgaaaccttacaagtatcaaagttctcatcaaattgagaacataatcactgatccaacctttggaatcaaaaccagatcttctttaaataatttttgtgcttttgatgcctttttatcttttattgatcctaaaaatattattgaggctttgcaggatgcggactgggtgaatgcaatgcaatatgaactcaaccaatttgagagaagtcaagtttgacaTCTGGTACCAAGACCTAAGGACATATCAGTAATTGGCataaaatgggtcttcagaaacaaacttgacgaAGATGGAACCgttacaaggaacaaggaaagattggtggttcaaggatatagtcaagatgagggcatagactatgatgagacctttgtTCCCATTACAAGATTGGAAAcaattagactccttatagccttttctgcttatatggaattcactctccatcagatggatgtcaagagtgcatttctcaatggctatctaaaggaagaagtgtttgtcaagcaacctctgCGCTTTGAAAGTAAGGAATGTCCTGATCGTGTGTACAAGCTTGAtaaggcactttatgggctcaagcaggctccaagagcataGTATGAAATATTGTCAAAGTtcttgcttgagcatggctacaagagaggtaaaattgacaatactttattcttgaaagaaaaaggtaaagatctcttggtagttcagatatatgttgatgatataatctttggagcatctactaataagttaagtaaagaatttgctaaactaatgggagtgaatttgaaatgaatatgatgggtgagcttattttctttttactcttacaaattaaacaaaattcaaatggaactatgattcaacagcagaagtatgtaaaagagttgcttaaaaggtttaaaattgaAGACTCCAAAGAAATTAACACTCATATAGCAACAATCAcaaaattggatatagatgaacccgGTTCAtttgttgatcagaagttgtataggggaatgattggctctttgttatatctcactACTAGTAGACATgatattgttttcagtgtaggcctttgtgctagatttcaggcaaatccaaaggagtctcattTGACTAAtgtcaagaggatcttgagatacctaaaaggcatCACAGACCTTTGTCTATGGTTAGTAATTTTAacttagtgggatatgctgaagctgattatgcaggttttcttatggatagaaagagcacctcaggtatggcacactttcttggctcatgtcttgcgtcttgggccaccaaaaagcaaaattatgTGGTCTTGTCTATTATtaaagctgagtatgttgttgctgcctAATATTGTGCTCAATTCTTGTGGATCAAACAGCAAataatggactttggaattgatgtaggttgtatcccCATATTTTGTGATAACACCAGTGCAATTAGTAAgaccaagaacccggttcatcacaaaagaactaagcacaaagttgttaggcatcactttttgagggacaactatgaaaaAGATTTGATCACTGTTGAATTTTGTgttactgacaagcaaatagctgacatcttcacaaaatctTTAAGTAGAGATTACTTTGAAAAAAACCCGGTTCATCAATATTGCATGGTATGTACTCTCCACTTagcatattttgaaataattgtaTTTGGATCATGATCAAAAGGAGAGTCCCATTTAATCCTAACTTCCTTCAATCTTATCTATTTCAAAAAGAACCAGTTTCACCCAAGGAGAGTCCACAACGCAATAATTTCCTAGAATCTAGAGAAGTCTCTAAAGTCTTTTCAAACTGACTCCCCGTTTGATTAGACTCCTGAGCTTCTGAAAAGTTGTTGTTACCCAATTAAACTCTCCCCCCTTAAATTGATTTGGCCTTACCCATTATTTTCATTCTAAACTCTCTTGTCATAAAAATTTCTCTCTatattttctcatcttctcaacACTCACACTTCGTCTATAACCATCAATGGCTAACCTTTCTGAAAATCCATCATCACCACCCAAAGAATCCATACCCACACCTTCAATTACACCCTCAACCACACTTATCTCTAAGAAAGAAAGGTTCAAGATGTTTACTCATAAAGTAGTCGCTAGAggagaacaaatcaagaaaattaatGAGAAATTGAGGGCAAGTCAGGCAGAAGAACCCCAGAAATCTGAAGAATCGTTAAGTCTGCAACTGAGGGGGAAAAAACTATTTCATCTGAAACAGAGCAGGTAACTTTTGGTTCTAAAATTGTGTTTGATATAATTTCTTGAGTTGCTGAGAATATGGAAAAAGATTTGTTTTGGTTGGAACTATGGCTAGGGTTGAAACCACCGAATCTGGGAAAATAGGTggtaaagataaaaagaaaaaaagaaaaaataaaaaaaagagtgagGTGCTCAAGGTGCTGTGAGGGGAAATGGAAAAGGAGTGGTTGAATCTTCACCTACTCTTGCTAAACTGACTGAGGAGATTGGAGCTATGGTGTTGTGGAGTGAGGATGCTCTTGAGGAGGAAGAAAATTTGAGAGAAGAAGGGGGTAGTGGGTCTGTAGATGCAAGTGATGCTGAGGGGCTGGTAAGGCTGAGGAAGAGGTTCCAAGAACCTGTTCCATATGTCTCGAAGACCTACTGAAACGAGTGTCTGACAGCTATaatccaaaaaagaagaagagttcaggAGTTAAAATCTATGAAACTGCTAGggtaaacaagaaaagaaaggttGCCTCTTCTATCCCTGTAGAGACTCCCCCTACAAGAGGAAGAGCTACAAGGAGTCAAAAGAAGAAGAGTGAGGAAAGAGCCCTagaaaagagtaaaagaaaagttgatgcaaaggaaaagaagaaagtaAGTAAGCCTGTTGAGGCAGTTGACATTGAggagatggacctggtccttcGTGATGAAGACAAGGCAGAATTGGTGGAGGTTGTAACTCTAAAGACAGAGAAAAGAAAGACATCTGAGAAGAAGTCACCTTCAAAGACTGCTAATGCAGAGATTTCTACCTTTGGCAAAAAGAACTAGGTCTGCAAGAAAGTCTAGGAAAGTGCAAATAGTGGAGGAAGAGGaaagtgaagaagaagaggaatctgATGAAAAGCAAGACAAGTTGGTCAAGTTTGGAAAAATAACCATCTTGAAGGGTAGACTCTTCAaggacttggaggaggaaggcATGATGATGCTGCTGGAAGAGCTACAACTGCAGatttggaaggacatggtccttcagatggatggaaagCTTGCCAGAACTGAGAGTGTGGAGTTCATGGCAATTTATTAAATCAAAAATGGCAGAGTCGCCAGTGTGGTGAAGGGAGTGACTGTGACCTTTGATGACAAGGAATTGGAAGAGATTCTGGGAGTACTTGCTGAAGGGTACAATGATTACAAAAAGTTAAAAAAGCCAAGCCTAGAAAACCTCCCCACCTCACTTGCCATTACAAGGAAGTTTGTTGACAATAAGGAAGAGCTTCAGCCCAAGGCTGTTTACAAAAGTGATATGTGGCCTATCCACAaagtgttgtttgaatttgttaacaAAGTCGTGTTTCCCAGGAAGGAAAGAAAACACATTGCCACCTTCGTGGACATGGTCCTTATGGAATACCTGGATAGTGGGAGGCAAATCAATTGGCCCAGGTTTATCATCCAACTTCTTGATAGGGTCCTAACTGGCACCAAGACTTATGTCATACCCTATGGTTTCATTCTCACGGTTGTACTTGCTCACTTCAAGGTACCCCTCAAGAAATGGAATATAAGCAAAGATCACTTTGGGGCCAACACCTTGACTAcatgtgactatgaagtccacaCTGCTCCCAAAGAACatggttcatccaagaaggtgCCTGTGAACATCAAAGTGAGAGCCTTGGTGCAAgagagtggggctaaggatgctgagattgagaggctgaagAAGAGGCTGGCTGAAGTAGAAGCTGAGAGGTATGCTCTCAGGGCCGAGCTTGCAAAGGAGAAGGAGATGAATGAAGGCATTCTTCATGATATGTTGAAGCTACTTTATGCCAAAAAtcaagaacctggtccttcccagCCTTGAAACCTTCCTAGCCTAGTTAGACAAACTAGTGACCCGTATGGGATTTTTTTGTTGTTCTTTTGCTCATAATCCAGTATCTTTATTTTGCTTTATGCTTTGTGGATGACTTGTATCAATGATAATCAACTTTTTTGTGCTCTAACTATTTTTTGATGCTTCTTTGATAGCTAATATCATTAGATTGATAAATGATGCTTGACTTCGTGATCgcatttgaagtagccctagTGGCCATGAGTGATATCTATTAAAATATGGTTATCTAACATAATTATGtaactttttgatgatgccaaaagggggaagataggTTGTGCTTTTTACTTTGGACTATGATATTTATAAccaaatgaacctggtccttgatgatttgtgactttaaaaTGAAAAGTGTTCTAACATTGTATTGATGTTAAGCTGAGTTGAAACAGGTCTtatgcttatgaaaagcacaaagtttgtcatcatcaaaaatggggAATTAGTTGGCCTAcgtgaagtttgttttgatgattgacaaaggaactcagcatgaaccaggttcatacacagtgtacacagacacgggcagattcgagcacaAAGGATGCACGTGAAAGAACAAAAAGGTTGCATAAgtgataaggagaaagactccttactcCTTATCATAGATAAGGGatgagttagaagttgaagataactagaactcttccaccaaagaagagtatagcattagagctctagttatttcctattctactaactctatatattatAGGATGTTCCCATTTTACAGGTGcgcacaaacgctgaagttaaacgtgagttgagagcaaaatagcaaggcattttgaaagcaattcctgtgtgattcaagtgtgggaacctgaagctacatgaaccagatagaagaactagCTCCAAgtatctgtcttttattctagtttcattgtagtagggcttttgagtgtacctttcagctttctttaGAAGCATTGTACTAGGTACTCTGAGTGTaatattcaagttagagttaacttgaaattgTCGCAACAGTCTGAGGTTGGTTGCcacaaagggttagaggtaatccttttgctgtttttggctcagtgatttagtaaagtgttggaaaaaattctactgggtagtaggtcatagttttttcaccttttgaggccaggtgtttttcacgtaaaaatattTGTGTTCTTTACGTTCTGCATTTATTAATCCGCAATAgcagtataaggaacacatagaagaaccagatcCTTCTATAATTTGTACGCGCGAAAAATTAGACACCACACGAAtcacccctcttgtgtggtattgaaatATAAAACATCACTTTTTAATTGTCATGTTTTGCTTTACTTTGCTCTTTTAACAAAATGACATGAGTTGCTATATATGCCTTACATGATATCAACACAACTACTCACCAATAGTTTGGTGCTAAGGTAGTTTTAATACTTTATGCATGTTTAGCTAAGTGTCCAAGTTTTTCTTTTCCccgaaaaaaattaattttgttttttttataattaatttcctGGTAAATTAATAAGAGACGTCTATCTTTTCTTAGTAGTGTGTTTGCCACCAAACAAATTAAAGAGAAAATGATATCCTACGacttacaatttgtgaaaaaaacTGATCTTATAAAGAattcaaacattttatttatcGATCTCCAATATACCTAAATTAACTACAAAGTATAAATTAAAAGTATTTCGCATAGTTGTCTATACACTAGAATAGAGAAAGAATATCTCGTATATGTCCTCCATTCCTCTTTATGCGGCAAGATTCGATAGGAAGGTCATAATTCTTAATTTTGATCgtgaatttaaaaataattcttcaagtttttaaaaataaaattgatatatttaaaaattacttaaaaagtactataagtcaTAGTGATAATTTATAATTCAAATGTTTAAGAAAAACATGGCCAAATGAGAACCTCTTTGATTTCCCAAATAGTAGTAATATTCATTTttgtcatataaattgaaacaagGTAGGAGTTATTTAATTGTTTTGTCAATTgtcataataaatattaaaagtCGAATATTAATTAAGAGAATGTGTGTGTGATAGAGAGTAGAGACTTAAGAATAGAGAACCTGAATTTGCCAATTTACTAGAGAAGTCCAACACGATTGTTCCCTTATGCATTCTTCTATGTATAATTTTAGTCAAAACACAAAATTAGTCGACACTAATTATATTCATtagccaaaaatatatattctttttattcatttttacttcttcattattgattttgcacataaataataaataaagtgcataatttaccgtgatacccatattaattggtgTATAGTCTTAATAGATTTGGAAAATTTGATTTGGAATAAGTAATTAATGCTAAGggcaaaataggaaaaataaattattttttcttgatatgcaaaagtggacaagtaaaagtaaaaatctatttttagaataGTGGATCCGTAAAAGTGAAGGAGTATAAAATAACCCATCTAGGAATCCGAACTTGGAATCTAAGTGgtttataaagaagaaaaaaagaaaaaaagacaatcTGTCTATTATTTTTTGAAACCGGCTAAAAACTtacatttttctatattttttcccTCTACCTTTTATGTTTTAAAACTTTGTCCTGTCTATACTTTATGTTTTTTATGCATGTAATCATCTGTGATAACACAGTGAGACGACAAGATTGAGTTGCTATAGCAGTGCGCATTCACACTTTAATCAATAGGTTGTAAGTTCGAGTCAGAGCGTATCGATACAGAGTTCTTGAAGACAGGGAACTTATGGTCTATTGAAAACAGCCtctattgttgttgtatctcacTGTGATAACAAGTCCGCACACTTCCCTCGCTGCATTTTCTGCGAAACTCAGGTATGAATTCTATCCTTCTTTGATATTTCTTTGCGTTGGATTTTGATTCCACAAGGATTAATGCAATTAGTTCCTACAGTCTGATGCTTCATTTGTTGAAGCTCGTCCCATCTTATGTAACGGTGTTTGACTGGGCActgagtttaagaaagaaagaaagacttttgaaacttgtggtttaAAACAAGCCATAGACGTTTGTGCAGCTACAAATTATCTCATTAAGTATAATTTGAGAAGTTTAAAGTTGCattgtttctaaatatagaaatgtgtcattatTTTTGGACTCCAATTTGGCAGGTAGTTCTTTCTCAACTACTAAATACTAATGCAATTTTTATGCCAACAATGTGTTTGTTGTAATGCGTCACTGATTGTTTTTGCTATGTGCGCCTCTGCAAAATgcttgaaaatgagttttcttgTTGGCTTAATGCTGAATTGTTATCTTAACTAGTTCCACTGGTACTTCCCCTTTGTTTGATATCATGTCTTAATGAACGAAACTGTGCTTATTTCTCTGTCGATCATGTGATGTTAACACTCTGTTCTGATCAATGATAATGCTGGCTTGGAATAGGTCTTAAAACACATCGAAGATAATTGAGACAACGAAATGGCAGTTGTACTTGCTAAAAATTGGATATAGAGTGAATGCCATGCCTGTGTAGCAATCCTCTTGGAAACTTcatttcatgttttcatggaTACAATTTACATTATGGTGAAGGTTTTGTTCATTTTAAGGTAATTATCATTAAGAGTGACATGATagtttaaacttttttttttaatagatATAACTTGAAAGTTGAAATCTTATTGCTAATCATTTATTACCACAAAGTGAAACCAGCTCTTCCACCACACCATCTATCTCTTCTTCCCCATTCTCATTCATCTTCTCACTCAATTCAATTGCTTTCTTCCTCACAGGCTCCCCACTTTCCTCCATTACCACTTTCCTTATCGCCTTTGCAATCTCCTCACTTTGTAGTTTCCCGTTTTCGTCCCTCACTGCTTCAACTCCCAACCCAATATATTCCACAAGCCTAGCATTCATTGGTTGGTCAATGTGCATTGGCATTGCAATTATGGGCACACCAAACTTCATACTTTCCATGAAAGAACTCCATCCGCAGTGACTCACGAACCCACCTGTTGATGGGTGTTGAAGAATATTTGCTTGAGGAGCCCATTCTTCTAAAATCTTTCCTCTTTCGCCTACCCTTTCAAGAAACACTTCTGGTACTGCATCTGCAATACTAATTCTTTCACCTTGTGGAAACCTAATGACCCAAATGAAGTTCACTTTGCTAAGCTCTAGCCCTTGAGCTACTGCAAGGATTTCTTCATTGGATAAAAAATACTCACTCCCAAATGAGACAAACACGGttgaacttttttctttcttgtcaaGCCACTGCATGATCTCCTCATGTTCAGCTTGGTCAGTGGATTCTTGAACTAGTGTGCCAACCGGGACAATTTTCTTGGTGACCAAATTTGAAAGATAATCCATATATTTCCCTTCAAAATCTCTGCAAGTTTTCACCAGAACAATGTCGCGTGATCGCCTAAGAGCCTCGCCGAATGGGAACTCCTTACCTGGTGATTCATTAATAGCTTTCTTCAAGGAAAACATTTCATATTCGCGCAGGTAAATTTCAGGGAACGGGAACTTCTCTTCTTTGTCTTCAGACATGTGGATGCCCAAAGCAACAACAGCTGCACTAAATGTGAGCAACTGCACTGCAGGAATATTCATAGATGAAGCCAACTGAGCAGTCCATGGTTGATTGTAGTCATAAATGACCAAGTCTGGATTTAGAGTTTCtaatattttggaaaattttggaGCGGCCATTTCAAAAGCTGTTTTGAGGGTGTTCATGAGATGGGGTGGGAGGCCATTGGTAGTGTGGTAATGAGGAGGAAGATTTGGCAAAGATGGAAGATGAAGCTCAACTAATTCTATTGACTGAGAATATTTCTCTGTGACATTTTTCTTGATGGAGCTTAGATTTACAGGAGTGGAACACATGTAAATGTGGAAGTTTCTATTTGTGAGTTTCTTGGCTAGCTCTAGAAATGGACTTATATGTCCATGAGCTAGCCATGGTACCATGAGTACCCTAGTGGTGTTTTTCTTGGCCTCCATTAGTGACTATCTTTCGCTCCCTTTCTCTTTCTCCTAATAatctatttatagtttttgattATCTACGATGGATCTTGTTATTAGAAAGATGCTAATTTATTTATAGTATTTGCTGAGTGGGGTGGAGCTAGAGTATGTGGTGCGGGTTCGGCTGAATCCAATGGCTTTTGCTTAAACCTTATTCGTATTAGAAaatataaatatgtataaatatttaatcgCGAACAAAGTAACTGAGATAAGCTATATATTGCTTTGATGCTAAATTCAGAACTCAATAACTTTAAATTTTAGCTTCTTCTTTGCTTGCGGCTGATCTTGGTTGTGAGTTAGTTGGCGTGGTGATATTATTGCATTAGTGTGCGACCCTTCCTCAAACTTTGCATGAATACAAGATACTGCATCTGTCATTTGTGCACTCCGGTACCGTGCGTAATTGATTACGTGCGACATATATAGAATAGAAGTTGCCTAGTGATTCATAAAAAAGACAAAATGTTGTACCAGCAGCCTTGTGTTGGAATATAGTTTATTCTTGTTGTAGGGCCATCGGTGTTATTTACAGTCACCTCAACTCAATTTACAATTGACTTCCCTTTAATGAGAAGGTTTTCCTTAATTAACTTTTTCACATTCATATTTTGTCGTTACTAACGTGCGCTTACATAAAATGACAcagttgttataagaaaaatcaaattatgatggatgtctactcttcctccatgatcttctcaaatgcttaatgacatattcaatgacatatttctatgcttaatgacatattcaatgacatatttttcttcacttttcatgcctatataaaggccttgtaatagataggaaaatacacacaattgaagaagaaaatctcttccttctctctatctccatttcttgttcatgttttactaaattgcttttatttcataacaacatgtcttgttcatgttttactaagttgcttttattttataacacgttatcagcacgaattgcTCATCTCATAATCTTCTATGTCAAGACTATGTAAGTTATAAGCAGGCAATGAGATCAAGTACAAAGAAAAATGTCTTGgatgataatacaaagataagttttacatccatctaaacccattcatattttcatatctttgcattaactttatatgcagtgtttagtaaaaatatttttttcaattgtatccagtgaaataaagaactggaaaggtatgtctttatttgctacatctcttatAGGACAAAGATAATATTCTAACGTATATATATGTTCTAACGTTTTACATACTatgatagataattattaaggtaatttagtaataatatttttaccatcacatgatgtatttcattgaaagcaaaattatcaaatatgtagGCGATTTTACAGTACCTTACAAATTTGGCATTCGAATATACAATCAATATAAACTCAAtatagttataatttataatagtcacagttatgcattaagccttaaatatttttgctagaaacataaggctcattcctcCGTATTGAATTTTTTTGGTGAAATTCTTATAGTCTTTGAAATATAAGTGGTTATAGGTTATCTGCACCTTTcccctaattaatttattaaaatataaaagtgattgtatgatttgaaaacaaaatggcATATATCCTAACTAGCATTTTTGTTGCAGAGGAATTGTTTTaagattgaaatagttatatatgtcttcttgaaagttaatttacttatgcctataattatgaagtaataatattttaaaggctcGAGTGCGAGTCCTAGTGAATTTTGGCCCATTATGCCAAAGTTTGAGGGTAAGACAATGGGTTCATGTCCCAACGCACTATGTTGATGAAAAGATGTTGGATTCAAGTTCTAACGCATTATGGCCtagcatgcctttatatgggtaagacattgggtttgagtcctaatgcactatattgataataataataactaaagaaaaaataatataattttcatgaaaaagcCTGAAGCTTGTCcaacttgatttgctccattcttgaagtgaatgtgatagcagtgcatgataagtctaaataaagacaagtggttggccaatgaatgtgggcgtgctaaaggccaaaataataatagttatcactatggtaattataaaaagggagaaattctttgaagagaatgtgacttgtgataaatattgagattgcatactcattcctgaaagtgaatgtgaaaatatatatatgataaagattatgcataataatgtacttgtgcatagttggataaatgctacaactcacctctaagggaggtttgagacaaagaaagataatgtatattattgtgtagttacataaatatatcattggtcgcatGCATATGATACGCCAAAATATATTTTGTCATgcttatgaaagttattaaaagcaaaattaaagcaaaaaaaaattattttgcttgtgatgattttgaacattacaattattatgatatgattctctttgtgaaggagacattcattatatggatggtgtgacaaaagatcttgtagtacaaaaacaGTTAAGAGTtctgaaagaactaatttgttactacccggatgaatgaaattgttcataacattaatattgtagtaagtctcaaaagaaatattttgatttacaaatatattagccaaagtggttggcatattgagactataaatgaaaagaagattgaatatctttatattactataatcataccgggtaaatatgaaaggttacctgacttttcttttatttgtactacacaagtataagcatgatgatgcaatcacaagccacaaataaactagaggtttactgaaataaatattagtcggcatgaccggttgaccatctcggttcaattatgattgCGAAAacattaattgagaattacattggcatatattgaagaaatataagattcttcaagaattctcttgtgctgcttattctcatgatataccagttaaggttagggattgaatcccttgatttctggaacgaataaaaggtgataaatatatgggcccagtcaccttccatgtggaccgtttactattatatgattttcatagatgcatctattttatggtcacatgtgcatttattATC
The sequence above is drawn from the Nicotiana tabacum cultivar K326 chromosome 13, ASM71507v2, whole genome shotgun sequence genome and encodes:
- the LOC107761722 gene encoding UDP-glucosyltransferase 29; translated protein: MEAKKNTTRVLMVPWLAHGHISPFLELAKKLTNRNFHIYMCSTPVNLSSIKKNVTEKYSQSIELVELHLPSLPNLPPHYHTTNGLPPHLMNTLKTAFEMAAPKFSKILETLNPDLVIYDYNQPWTAQLASSMNIPAVQLLTFSAAVVALGIHMSEDKEEKFPFPEIYLREYEMFSLKKAINESPGKEFPFGEALRRSRDIVLVKTCRDFEGKYMDYLSNLVTKKIVPVGTLVQESTDQAEHEEIMQWLDKKEKSSTVFVSFGSEYFLSNEEILAVAQGLELSKVNFIWVIRFPQGERISIADAVPEVFLERVGERGKILEEWAPQANILQHPSTGGFVSHCGWSSFMESMKFGVPIIAMPMHIDQPMNARLVEYIGLGVEAVRDENGKLQSEEIAKAIRKVVMEESGEPVRKKAIELSEKMNENGEEEIDGVVEELVSLCGNK